In Kineococcus sp. NBC_00420, a single genomic region encodes these proteins:
- the ruvA gene encoding Holliday junction branch migration protein RuvA, whose product MIASVRGQVLAVRLDSAVVEVGGVGMFVLAAPATLAGLRVGQEALLHTTLVVREDSLTLFGFADADEKEVFEVVQTASGVGPKMALAMLAVHRPDGIRAAVASEDHAALVRVPGIGKKTAQRICLELGDRLGPPSGSIAPAASPSGGDARKDRVVEALVGLGYPLKQAGDVVEVVLDDDLDVPGVLRAALRHLSGR is encoded by the coding sequence GTGATCGCGTCGGTGCGTGGGCAGGTGCTCGCGGTGCGGCTGGACTCCGCGGTCGTGGAGGTGGGTGGCGTGGGGATGTTCGTCCTGGCCGCGCCCGCCACGCTGGCCGGTCTGCGCGTGGGTCAGGAGGCGTTGCTGCACACCACGTTGGTGGTGCGCGAGGACTCCCTGACGCTGTTCGGCTTCGCCGACGCCGACGAGAAGGAGGTCTTCGAGGTCGTGCAGACCGCCTCCGGGGTCGGTCCGAAGATGGCGCTGGCCATGCTGGCGGTGCACCGCCCCGACGGGATCCGCGCGGCCGTCGCCTCCGAGGACCACGCGGCCCTCGTCCGGGTGCCGGGCATCGGCAAGAAGACCGCCCAGCGCATCTGCCTGGAACTGGGGGACCGCCTCGGACCGCCCTCGGGGTCGATCGCGCCGGCGGCCTCGCCCTCGGGCGGGGACGCGCGCAAGGACCGGGTGGTCGAGGCCCTGGTCGGGCTGGGTTACCCGCTCAAGCAGGCCGGTGACGTCGTGGAGGTCGTGCTCGACGACGACCTCGACGTGCCGGGCGTCCTGCGGGCGGCGCTGCGCCACCTGTCGGGTCGCTGA
- the ruvB gene encoding Holliday junction branch migration DNA helicase RuvB → MEDRLVTTGADEHERAAESALRPHGLDEFVGQKVVREQLALVLDAAKARGMPSDHVLFSGPPGLGKTTLAMIVASEMGAPLRQSSGPAIQHAGDLAAVLSSLDEGEVLFLDEIHRMARPAEEMLYIAMEDYRVDVIVGKGAGATAIPLELPKFTLVGATTRAGLLPAPLRDRFGFTGYLDFYTPAELVQVLRRSASLLGVQLTAEGAAEIGGRSRGTPRIANRLLRRVRDWAQVRGSGIVDRHAARAALEVYEVDERGLDRLDRAVLDALCRRFGGGPVGLSTLAVVVGEEAETVETVAEPFLVREGLLGRTPRGRIALPDTWAHLGLTPPRNAPVGTAWAFAPEGDETDEDPSQP, encoded by the coding sequence ATGGAGGACCGGCTGGTGACGACGGGGGCCGACGAGCACGAGCGCGCCGCCGAGTCCGCGCTGCGCCCCCACGGTCTCGACGAGTTCGTCGGGCAGAAGGTCGTGCGGGAGCAGCTCGCGCTCGTCCTCGACGCCGCCAAGGCGCGCGGGATGCCCAGCGACCACGTCCTCTTCTCCGGTCCGCCCGGGCTGGGCAAGACGACGCTGGCGATGATCGTGGCCTCCGAGATGGGCGCCCCGTTGCGCCAGTCCAGCGGTCCGGCCATCCAGCACGCGGGGGACCTCGCGGCGGTGCTGAGCTCGCTCGACGAGGGTGAGGTGCTGTTCCTCGACGAGATCCACCGGATGGCCCGCCCGGCCGAGGAGATGCTCTACATCGCCATGGAGGACTACCGCGTCGACGTCATCGTCGGCAAGGGCGCGGGGGCCACGGCGATCCCGCTGGAGCTGCCGAAGTTCACCCTGGTCGGGGCGACGACCCGGGCCGGCCTGCTCCCGGCGCCGCTGCGCGACCGGTTCGGCTTCACCGGCTACCTCGACTTCTACACGCCCGCGGAGCTCGTGCAGGTGTTGCGCCGCAGCGCTTCCCTGCTCGGGGTGCAGCTCACCGCGGAGGGGGCCGCCGAGATCGGCGGCCGCTCGCGGGGGACGCCCCGCATCGCCAACCGGTTGCTGCGCCGGGTCCGCGACTGGGCGCAGGTGCGGGGGTCGGGGATCGTCGACCGGCACGCGGCCCGGGCGGCGCTGGAGGTCTACGAGGTCGACGAGCGCGGCCTGGACCGCCTTGACCGCGCCGTGCTCGACGCGTTGTGCCGGCGCTTCGGCGGCGGGCCGGTGGGTCTCTCGACCCTGGCCGTCGTCGTGGGGGAGGAGGCCGAGACCGTCGAGACGGTCGCCGAGCCCTTCCTGGTGCGCGAGGGGCTGCTGGGACGGACCCCGCGGGGTCGGATCGCCCTGCCCGACACCTGGGCCCACCTGGGACTCACCCCGCCCCGCAACGCGCCCGTGGGGACGGCCTGGGCGTTCGCTCCCGAGGGCGACGAGACCGACGAGGACCCCTCGCAACCCTGA
- the yajC gene encoding preprotein translocase subunit YajC, whose amino-acid sequence MGGGSSQLIFLLIMVALLVFMFSRTRKQQKAQQQMQTGVAPGARVMTTSGMFGTVVEIEGDEVVLEIAPGLQTRWTRRAVARVVAPTEVAPLEESVDPGDGALSLQKRDDDTAGGAPRAQ is encoded by the coding sequence GTGGGTGGTGGCAGCAGCCAGCTGATCTTCCTGCTGATCATGGTCGCCCTGTTGGTGTTCATGTTCAGCCGGACGCGCAAGCAGCAGAAGGCTCAACAGCAGATGCAGACCGGGGTCGCGCCCGGGGCCAGGGTCATGACGACCTCGGGCATGTTCGGGACCGTCGTGGAGATCGAGGGTGACGAGGTCGTCCTCGAGATCGCCCCCGGCCTGCAGACCCGGTGGACCCGCCGGGCCGTCGCCCGCGTGGTGGCGCCGACCGAGGTGGCTCCCCTCGAGGAGAGCGTGGACCCGGGCGACGGTGCTCTCAGCCTGCAGAAGCGCGACGACGACACCGCGGGCGGTGCCCCGCGCGCACAGTGA
- the secD gene encoding protein translocase subunit SecD, with protein MSNDRPTSTSGSPNRPPRVRRGAPIRRPHPGRTLAVLVLVVVAMFASVAAGSIWSTAKWSPGLALDLEGGTQIVLTPRSTNGGTVPTEQVQRAAEIIRQRVDATGLSETEVSVQGGQNISVSIPGQATREQLNLISQSAQMRMRVVLYDEPVTPAATGTPTDGATPTDGATPTDGASVAPTDGATPTGAATPDPTQSADGAAAPAALQAATTAPTDAATAAVTPPTLAEIATPTATPGPGQPSGTPAASPTDASDFDNYQTIPDLAALFQNLDCSDPAQRGRGIADDPTKVLVTCSQDGTFKYVLGPAELEGTQLTSAVATTATNSSGVNTGQWVVRLKFNSAGADAFSKLTTRISTLPSPQNQFAAVLDGLVITAPTVSQRFGADVDIEGNFTQASAEALAQQLQFGALPVSFVVQTQEQVSATLGSEQLRHGLLAGLIGLILVVAYSLVQYRALGLVTIGSLVLAAALNFGVILLLSWLQGFRLSLAAIAGLIVAIGITADSFILFFERVRDEIRDGRILSSAVEAGWFRARRTILVSDAVSLLSAVVLYVLAVGNVRGFAYTLGITTIIDVAIVILFTHPVVALLAKTKFFGGGHKWSGFDPEHLGSVVARVALHHGEHRPTVAERRAAEREKARATSGSGSGQGEGEPDAGRDENEAGS; from the coding sequence GTGTCCAACGACAGGCCGACGTCCACCAGCGGGTCCCCGAACCGGCCGCCCCGCGTGCGCCGCGGTGCGCCCATCCGCCGACCCCACCCGGGCCGCACCCTCGCGGTGCTGGTCCTCGTCGTCGTCGCGATGTTCGCGTCGGTGGCCGCCGGTTCGATCTGGAGCACGGCGAAGTGGTCGCCAGGGTTGGCGCTCGACCTCGAGGGCGGGACCCAGATCGTCCTGACGCCCCGCTCGACCAACGGCGGGACGGTGCCCACCGAACAGGTCCAGCGCGCGGCCGAGATCATCCGGCAGCGCGTCGACGCCACCGGGCTCAGCGAGACGGAGGTGTCGGTCCAGGGTGGGCAGAACATCTCCGTCTCCATCCCGGGTCAGGCCACCCGTGAGCAGCTGAACCTCATCTCGCAGTCGGCGCAGATGCGCATGCGCGTCGTGCTCTACGACGAGCCCGTCACGCCGGCCGCCACCGGCACGCCCACGGACGGGGCCACCCCGACCGACGGAGCGACGCCCACGGACGGTGCGTCGGTGGCCCCCACCGACGGGGCGACCCCGACGGGCGCAGCGACACCGGACCCGACGCAGAGCGCGGACGGCGCCGCCGCCCCCGCCGCGTTGCAGGCCGCGACGACCGCCCCCACCGACGCCGCCACCGCCGCGGTGACGCCGCCGACGTTGGCCGAGATCGCGACGCCGACCGCCACCCCGGGGCCGGGTCAGCCCAGCGGCACCCCGGCGGCCTCGCCGACCGACGCGAGCGACTTCGACAACTACCAGACCATCCCGGACCTCGCGGCCCTGTTCCAGAACCTGGACTGCTCCGACCCGGCCCAGCGCGGGCGGGGCATCGCCGACGACCCGACCAAGGTGCTCGTCACCTGCAGCCAGGACGGCACGTTCAAGTACGTCCTCGGCCCGGCCGAGCTCGAGGGCACGCAGCTCACCAGCGCGGTCGCCACGACCGCGACGAACAGCTCCGGCGTGAACACCGGCCAGTGGGTCGTGCGGTTGAAGTTCAACAGCGCGGGTGCCGACGCGTTCTCGAAGCTCACCACCCGCATCTCGACGCTGCCTTCGCCGCAGAACCAGTTCGCGGCGGTCCTCGACGGCCTGGTCATCACCGCTCCCACGGTGTCCCAGCGCTTCGGAGCCGACGTCGACATCGAGGGGAACTTCACCCAGGCCAGTGCCGAGGCGCTGGCCCAGCAGCTGCAGTTCGGCGCGCTGCCGGTGTCGTTCGTCGTGCAGACCCAGGAGCAGGTCTCCGCGACCCTCGGCTCGGAGCAGTTGCGCCACGGGCTGCTCGCCGGGTTGATCGGTCTGATCCTCGTCGTCGCCTACTCGCTGGTCCAGTACCGCGCGCTGGGCCTGGTGACCATCGGCAGCCTCGTGCTGGCGGCGGCGCTGAACTTCGGGGTCATCCTGCTGCTGAGCTGGCTGCAGGGTTTCCGGCTCAGCCTGGCCGCGATCGCCGGGCTCATCGTCGCCATCGGCATCACCGCCGACTCGTTCATCCTGTTCTTCGAACGCGTCCGCGACGAGATCCGCGACGGCCGCATCCTGTCCTCCGCCGTCGAGGCCGGCTGGTTCCGCGCCCGGCGCACGATCCTCGTCTCCGACGCGGTCAGCCTGCTCTCGGCCGTGGTCCTCTACGTCCTCGCCGTCGGCAACGTCCGGGGGTTCGCCTACACCCTGGGCATCACGACGATCATCGACGTCGCGATCGTGATCCTCTTCACCCACCCCGTCGTCGCACTGCTGGCGAAGACGAAGTTCTTCGGCGGTGGGCACAAGTGGTCCGGTTTCGACCCCGAACACCTCGGGTCCGTCGTGGCCCGGGTCGCCCTGCACCACGGCGAGCACCGGCCCACCGTGGCCGAACGCCGTGCGGCGGAACGGGAGAAGGCCCGGGCGACGTCCGGGTCGGGCAGCGGTCAGGGTGAGGGCGAGCCGGACGCCGGCCGCGACGAGAACGAGGCGGGTTCCTGA
- the secF gene encoding protein translocase subunit SecF has product MGMAQLGNRLYTGESSFDFVGRRKLWFLIAGALVLISAILLVKPGLTYGIEFEGGAEFRVSGTTNQDAAREAVQAVLPDAVPTVTTVGGNGLRVQTETVSTTQLDEIRAELAQKLGVSQNDVNPSSIGPSWGADVTNKALTGLIVFLVIVSIVMALYFRAWTMAIASLVALFHDLLITAGVYALVGFEVTPASVIGFLTILGYSLYDTVVVFDKVRENTDGAFLKKDRTFGDAANLAINQTVVRSVNTTVVALLPVAAILFIGDLLLGAGTLRDISLALFVGMLVGAYSSIFVATPLLVVLRSREARVRQLDRDVREGVTAEPVTAGDPA; this is encoded by the coding sequence ATGGGCATGGCGCAACTGGGCAACCGGCTCTACACCGGTGAGTCCTCCTTCGACTTCGTCGGCCGCCGCAAGCTGTGGTTCCTCATCGCGGGTGCACTCGTGCTGATCTCGGCGATCCTGCTGGTCAAGCCCGGACTCACCTACGGCATCGAGTTCGAGGGGGGCGCGGAGTTCCGCGTCTCCGGGACCACGAACCAGGACGCCGCCCGCGAGGCGGTCCAGGCGGTCCTCCCGGACGCCGTGCCGACGGTGACCACCGTCGGCGGGAACGGGCTCCGGGTCCAGACCGAGACGGTCAGCACGACGCAGCTCGACGAGATCCGGGCCGAGCTCGCGCAGAAGCTCGGGGTCTCCCAGAACGACGTGAACCCCTCGAGCATCGGTCCGAGCTGGGGTGCTGACGTGACCAACAAGGCCCTCACCGGTCTGATCGTCTTCCTCGTCATCGTGTCCATCGTCATGGCGCTGTACTTCCGGGCCTGGACGATGGCGATCGCCTCGCTCGTCGCGCTGTTCCACGACCTGCTGATCACCGCCGGGGTCTACGCCCTCGTCGGCTTCGAGGTCACGCCGGCCTCGGTGATCGGGTTCCTGACGATCCTCGGCTACTCGCTCTACGACACCGTCGTGGTCTTCGACAAGGTCCGCGAGAACACCGACGGCGCCTTCCTCAAGAAGGACCGCACCTTCGGTGACGCGGCCAACCTCGCGATCAACCAGACCGTCGTGCGTTCGGTGAACACGACCGTCGTCGCCCTGCTGCCCGTCGCCGCGATCCTCTTCATCGGGGACCTGCTGCTCGGCGCGGGCACGCTGCGCGACATCAGTCTCGCGTTGTTCGTCGGCATGCTCGTCGGGGCGTACTCGTCGATCTTCGTCGCCACGCCGCTGCTGGTCGTGCTCCGCTCCCGCGAGGCGCGGGTCAGGCAGCTCGACCGCGACGTCCGCGAGGGCGTCACCGCCGAACCCGTCACCGCGGGCGACCCCGCGTGA
- a CDS encoding adenine phosphoribosyltransferase, whose amino-acid sequence MSRVLTVPDAERVAATVVAGFRDVPDFPEPGVVFKDITPLLADASAFATVVAALAEVARATGATAVAGIEARGFMLAAPAAERAGLGFWPIRKAGKLPAPVHRRDYALEYGTAALELSAHTVGAGERVLVVDDVLATGGTARAACELLEEAGAEVVGLAVLLELGFLDGRPQLGQRPVLALHTEA is encoded by the coding sequence GTGAGCCGGGTGCTGACCGTGCCCGACGCCGAGCGCGTCGCGGCCACGGTGGTCGCCGGCTTCCGCGACGTCCCCGACTTCCCCGAACCGGGAGTCGTCTTCAAGGACATCACCCCGCTGCTGGCCGACGCGTCGGCGTTCGCGACGGTCGTCGCGGCGCTGGCGGAGGTGGCCCGGGCGACCGGCGCCACCGCCGTGGCGGGGATCGAGGCCCGCGGGTTCATGCTCGCCGCCCCGGCCGCCGAACGCGCCGGGCTGGGGTTCTGGCCGATCCGCAAGGCCGGGAAGCTGCCCGCGCCCGTGCACCGGCGCGACTACGCCCTGGAGTACGGCACCGCCGCCCTGGAGCTGTCCGCGCACACCGTCGGTGCGGGGGAGCGGGTCCTCGTCGTCGACGACGTCCTGGCCACCGGCGGAACGGCCCGCGCGGCGTGCGAGCTGCTGGAGGAGGCCGGGGCCGAGGTGGTCGGCCTGGCCGTGCTGCTCGAACTGGGGTTCCTCGACGGTCGTCCGCAGCTGGGCCAGCGGCCCGTGCTGGCCCTGCACACCGAGGCCTGA
- a CDS encoding RelA/SpoT family protein gives MADGTETHATATSAPDTPAQVESPTQGSVVPAPAPQRRPPTGRPNGPERRRGTEAQHTGPVTAGRMLSRLARFGQHRQSSVSPVLEPLLRTVSNTHPKADLSVVEKAFDRAERAHDGQRRKSGDPYITHPVAVATILAELGMTPSTLAAALLHDTVEDTDYTLANLRADFGDEIAVLVDGVTKLDKVTYGDAAQAETVRKMVVAMAKDIRVLVIKLADRLHNARTWRYVSAASAEKKARETLEIYAPLAHRLGMNTIKWELEDLSFATVYPKVFDEIVRLVADRAPAREEYLQGVREQIEDDLKSARVRATVTGRPKHYYSIYQKMIVRGRDFAEIYDLVGVRVLVDSVRDCYAVLGALHARWNPVPGRFKDYIAMPKFNMYQSLHTTVIGPEGKPVEIQIRTYNMHQRAEYGVAAHWKYKDDPNAVGGGGAQNEMDWLKAVVDWQRESASSDFLDDLRWEINAGQVFVFTPKGDVQELPAGSTPVDFAYAVHTEVGHRTMGARVNGRLVPLESTLDNGDLVEIFTSKADGAGPSRDWLQFVKSPRARNKIKQHFSKERREEAIEDGKDEIARAMRKQHLPLQRLLSHDSLLVVARELNHPDVSALYAAVGERHVSAAHVVEKLIAAVGGEAAAEEDLAEATTPGQTRPSRSSGDAGVVVAGADDVWVKLARCCTPVPQDPIVGFVTRGAGVSVHREDCENVTMLRNEPERIVDVQWASAIATGQTRLFLVQIQVEALDRARLLSDVTRVLSDNHVNILSATVSTSRDRVALSKFSFEMAEPNHLSQVLNAVRRVDGVFDAYRVMASRPTKA, from the coding sequence ATGGCCGACGGCACCGAGACTCACGCCACTGCCACGAGTGCGCCCGACACACCGGCGCAGGTGGAATCCCCGACGCAGGGGTCCGTGGTCCCCGCACCGGCACCGCAACGCCGTCCCCCCACGGGCCGACCCAACGGGCCGGAACGACGTCGCGGCACGGAGGCGCAGCACACCGGTCCGGTCACCGCCGGGCGGATGCTCTCGCGCCTCGCGCGCTTCGGTCAGCACCGCCAGTCCAGCGTCTCGCCCGTGCTGGAACCGCTGCTGCGCACCGTCTCCAACACCCACCCGAAGGCGGACCTGTCCGTCGTCGAGAAGGCCTTCGACCGCGCCGAGCGCGCGCACGACGGCCAGCGCCGCAAGAGCGGCGACCCCTACATCACCCACCCCGTCGCGGTCGCGACGATCCTCGCCGAGCTCGGCATGACCCCGTCGACGCTCGCCGCGGCGCTGCTGCACGACACCGTCGAGGACACCGACTACACGCTGGCGAACCTGCGCGCCGACTTCGGTGACGAGATCGCCGTCCTCGTCGACGGCGTCACGAAGCTCGACAAGGTCACCTACGGCGACGCCGCGCAGGCCGAGACCGTCCGCAAGATGGTCGTGGCGATGGCCAAGGACATCCGCGTCCTGGTCATCAAGCTCGCCGACCGCCTCCACAACGCCCGGACCTGGCGCTACGTGTCGGCGGCCTCGGCGGAGAAGAAGGCCCGCGAGACCCTCGAGATCTACGCCCCCCTGGCCCACCGCCTGGGCATGAACACCATCAAGTGGGAGCTGGAGGACCTGTCGTTCGCGACGGTCTACCCCAAGGTCTTCGACGAGATCGTCCGCCTCGTGGCCGACCGGGCGCCCGCGCGCGAGGAGTACCTGCAGGGCGTCCGCGAACAGATCGAGGACGACCTCAAGAGCGCACGGGTGCGGGCGACGGTCACCGGCCGGCCCAAGCACTACTACTCGATCTACCAGAAGATGATCGTGCGCGGCCGCGACTTCGCCGAGATCTACGACCTCGTCGGGGTGCGGGTCCTGGTCGACTCCGTCCGCGACTGCTACGCCGTCCTCGGTGCGCTGCACGCGCGCTGGAACCCGGTCCCCGGCCGGTTCAAGGACTACATCGCGATGCCCAAGTTCAACATGTACCAGTCGCTGCACACGACGGTCATCGGGCCCGAGGGCAAGCCCGTCGAGATCCAGATCCGCACCTACAACATGCACCAGCGCGCCGAGTACGGCGTCGCGGCGCACTGGAAGTACAAGGACGATCCGAACGCCGTCGGCGGCGGCGGGGCGCAGAACGAGATGGACTGGCTGAAGGCCGTCGTCGACTGGCAGCGCGAGTCCGCCTCCAGCGACTTCCTCGACGACCTGCGCTGGGAGATCAACGCCGGTCAGGTGTTCGTCTTCACCCCCAAGGGCGACGTGCAGGAACTGCCGGCCGGTTCCACCCCGGTCGACTTCGCCTACGCCGTGCACACCGAGGTCGGCCACCGCACGATGGGCGCCCGCGTCAACGGCCGCCTCGTCCCGCTGGAGTCGACCCTCGACAACGGCGACCTCGTCGAGATCTTCACCTCCAAGGCCGACGGCGCCGGGCCCAGCCGCGACTGGCTGCAGTTCGTCAAGAGCCCGCGAGCGCGCAACAAGATCAAGCAGCACTTCTCGAAGGAACGGCGCGAGGAGGCGATCGAGGACGGCAAGGACGAGATCGCCCGGGCGATGCGCAAGCAGCACCTGCCGTTGCAGCGTCTGCTGTCCCACGACTCGCTGCTCGTCGTCGCCCGCGAGCTGAACCACCCCGACGTCTCGGCGCTCTACGCGGCGGTGGGGGAGCGTCACGTCTCCGCGGCCCACGTCGTCGAGAAGCTCATCGCCGCCGTCGGCGGGGAGGCCGCCGCCGAGGAGGACCTCGCGGAGGCGACCACTCCGGGCCAGACCCGGCCGAGTCGCAGCAGCGGTGACGCCGGGGTCGTCGTGGCCGGTGCGGACGACGTGTGGGTCAAGCTCGCCCGGTGTTGCACGCCCGTGCCGCAGGACCCGATCGTCGGGTTCGTCACCCGGGGTGCCGGTGTCTCGGTGCACCGGGAGGACTGCGAGAACGTGACGATGCTGCGCAACGAGCCCGAGCGGATCGTCGACGTGCAGTGGGCCTCGGCCATCGCGACCGGTCAGACCCGGCTCTTCCTGGTGCAGATCCAGGTCGAGGCGCTGGACCGGGCGCGTCTGCTCTCCGACGTCACCCGGGTCCTCTCGGACAACCACGTGAACATCCTGTCCGCGACGGTGTCGACGAGCCGGGACCGGGTGGCCCTGTCGAAGTTCTCCTTCGAGATGGCCGAACCGAACCACCTCAGCCAGGTGCTGAACGCGGTGCGCCGCGTCGACGGGGTCTTCGACGCCTACCGGGTCATGGCGTCGCGTCCGACGAAGGCCTGA
- a CDS encoding DUF349 domain-containing protein — protein sequence MTEQPQEPASLTDVADTPETPTEATPEAPETVAAQQDATAAETPAAEADPASEAPQSSSEEPSEVTAEPQPEAGPPAEQPVDPTPAPGPRPTPAAPRPRPTPAPAVVAPTTTEAGPEVGHLTSVDREAAAAFGRVDDNGTVWVRRADGEHEVGAYPDATPEEAIAYFVRKYGEVVAQVDLFEQRLRSTELAGKDIVSGVATLRTALAETRAVGDLDALGARVEALATVADEARAAADRARAAQRETLRAGRLAIVEEAEQIAGQDPEKVQWRSSGERLRTLFEEWKAAQREGRLDKRSEDDLWKRFSHARSAFDKMRRHHFAALGEERSTIRSEKETLVAEAEALSTSTDWRGTTNAYRALMDRWKAAGRLGRKDDDTLWDRFRAAQDVFFAARTAANDEVDEEFRENLVAKEALLLEAEALLPIKDLNATKKALNSIQDRWEAAGKVPRTDLGRVEGRLRAVETAVRDAEQARWSRSNPEAQARAGGLASQLENAIRDLEADVEKARTQGDARALARAEEALRARRAWLDAAQATLRDA from the coding sequence GTGACCGAGCAGCCCCAGGAGCCGGCGTCCCTCACGGACGTGGCGGACACCCCCGAGACCCCGACCGAAGCGACCCCGGAGGCACCGGAGACGGTTGCCGCGCAGCAGGACGCGACGGCGGCCGAGACGCCGGCGGCCGAGGCCGACCCGGCGTCGGAGGCGCCGCAGTCGTCGTCGGAGGAACCTTCCGAGGTGACGGCGGAGCCGCAGCCCGAGGCCGGCCCTCCGGCGGAGCAGCCGGTCGACCCCACCCCGGCTCCCGGCCCGCGTCCCACCCCGGCCGCGCCGCGCCCGCGTCCCACCCCCGCCCCGGCCGTCGTCGCGCCGACGACCACCGAGGCGGGCCCCGAGGTCGGGCACCTGACCTCGGTGGACCGCGAGGCGGCCGCCGCCTTCGGGCGCGTCGACGACAACGGCACCGTCTGGGTGCGCCGCGCCGACGGTGAGCACGAGGTCGGCGCCTACCCCGACGCGACACCCGAGGAGGCGATCGCCTACTTCGTGCGCAAGTACGGGGAGGTCGTCGCCCAGGTCGACCTGTTCGAGCAGCGCCTGCGCAGCACCGAACTGGCCGGCAAGGACATCGTCTCCGGGGTCGCCACGCTGCGCACCGCGCTCGCCGAGACCCGCGCCGTCGGTGACCTCGACGCCCTCGGCGCCCGCGTGGAGGCGCTGGCCACCGTCGCCGACGAGGCCCGGGCTGCCGCCGACCGCGCCCGCGCCGCCCAGCGCGAGACGCTGCGCGCCGGTCGGCTCGCGATCGTCGAGGAGGCCGAGCAGATCGCCGGTCAGGACCCCGAGAAGGTCCAGTGGCGTTCCTCCGGCGAACGCCTGCGCACCCTCTTCGAGGAGTGGAAGGCGGCCCAGCGCGAGGGTCGCCTCGACAAGCGCAGCGAGGACGACCTGTGGAAGCGCTTCAGCCACGCCCGCAGCGCCTTCGACAAGATGCGCCGCCACCACTTCGCCGCCCTCGGTGAGGAACGCAGCACCATCCGCTCCGAGAAGGAGACCCTCGTCGCCGAGGCGGAGGCGCTGTCCACCTCCACCGACTGGCGCGGCACGACCAACGCCTACCGCGCCCTGATGGACCGCTGGAAGGCGGCCGGCCGCCTCGGCCGCAAGGACGACGACACCCTGTGGGACCGCTTCCGCGCGGCTCAGGACGTCTTCTTCGCCGCGCGCACCGCGGCCAACGACGAGGTGGACGAGGAGTTCCGCGAGAACCTCGTCGCGAAGGAGGCCCTGCTGCTCGAGGCGGAGGCGCTGCTGCCGATCAAGGACCTCAACGCGACCAAGAAGGCCCTCAACTCCATCCAGGACCGCTGGGAGGCCGCGGGCAAGGTGCCGCGCACCGACCTCGGCCGGGTCGAGGGGCGCCTGCGCGCCGTCGAGACCGCCGTCCGCGACGCCGAGCAGGCCCGCTGGTCGCGGTCCAACCCCGAGGCCCAGGCCCGGGCCGGTGGCCTCGCCAGCCAGCTCGAGAACGCCATCCGCGACCTCGAGGCCGACGTCGAGAAGGCCCGCACCCAGGGTGACGCCCGGGCGCTGGCCCGCGCCGAGGAAGCCCTCCGGGCCCGTCGTGCGTGGTTGGACGCCGCCCAGGCCACCCTGCGCGACGCCTGA
- a CDS encoding MBL fold metallo-hydrolase: MLIDTVEATVFGTNCYVVAPRAGEECVVVDPGVDVADRLAEVLRRHRLKPAAVLLTHGHLDHTYSVTPVCGVHGVAATIHRADAYRLNDPLAGIGAPLRQALEATTGTVQWRDPDDVVTVEDGASLQVAGLSIAVQHAPGHTEGSVLFSVDRAGEPDLLLSGDVLFAGSIGRTDLPGGDHQAMLRSLLTRVLPLEDATDVLPGHGPATTIARERATNPYLQQLARLAGGS, encoded by the coding sequence GTGCTCATCGACACGGTCGAGGCGACCGTCTTCGGGACCAACTGCTACGTCGTCGCACCCCGGGCCGGGGAGGAGTGCGTCGTCGTCGACCCGGGGGTCGACGTGGCCGACCGCCTGGCCGAGGTCCTGCGCCGGCACCGCTTGAAACCCGCCGCGGTCCTGCTGACCCACGGGCACCTCGACCACACGTACTCCGTCACCCCCGTGTGCGGGGTGCACGGTGTCGCCGCCACGATCCACCGCGCCGACGCGTACCGGCTGAACGATCCGCTGGCCGGGATCGGAGCCCCCCTGCGCCAGGCCCTGGAGGCCACGACGGGCACCGTGCAGTGGCGCGACCCCGACGACGTCGTGACCGTCGAGGACGGGGCCTCCCTGCAGGTCGCGGGCCTCTCGATCGCCGTCCAGCACGCACCCGGGCACACCGAGGGGTCCGTGCTCTTCTCGGTCGACCGGGCCGGGGAGCCCGACCTGCTGCTGTCCGGGGACGTGCTCTTCGCGGGCTCCATCGGACGGACCGACCTGCCCGGCGGGGACCACCAGGCGATGCTGCGCAGCCTGCTGACGCGGGTGCTGCCGCTGGAGGACGCCACCGACGTGCTGCCGGGGCACGGTCCGGCGACGACGATCGCCCGCGAACGTGCGACCAACCCCTACCTGCAGCAGCTGGCCCGTCTCGCCGGCGGGTCCTGA